A window from Theobroma cacao cultivar B97-61/B2 chromosome 3, Criollo_cocoa_genome_V2, whole genome shotgun sequence encodes these proteins:
- the LOC18605771 gene encoding E3 ubiquitin-protein ligase SINAT5, which translates to MELDSIECVSSTDGMDEDEIHHHNLHHPHPHQGHHQFSSSKPHNGTNNTANANSINNIVGPTAIAPATSVHELLECPVCTNSMYPPIHQCHNGHTLCSTCKTRVHNRCPTCRQELGDIRCLALEKVAESLELPCKYYNLGCPEIFPYYSKLKHEAICNYRPYSCPYAGSECSVVGDIPFLVAHLRDDHKVDMHTGCTFNHRYVKSNPREVENATWMLTVFHCFGQYFCLHFEAFQLGMAPVYMAFLRFMGDEIEARNYSYSLEVGANGRKLIWEGTPRSIRDSHRKVRDSHDGLIIQRNMALFFSGGDRKELKLRVTGRIWKEQQNPDAGVCIPNLCS; encoded by the exons ATGGAGTTGGATAGTATTGAGTGTGTGTCATCCACAGATGGAATGGATGAGGATGAGATCCATCACCATAATCTGCACCATCCACACCCTCATCAGGGCCACCATCAATTCTCATCTTCAAAGCCTCACAATGGCACCAACAACACCGCCAATGCTAATAGCATCAACAATATTGTGGGTCCTACGGCGATCGCTCCGGCTACCAGCGTCCATGAATTGTTAGAATGCCCTGTTTGTACCAATTCTATGTACCCACCAATTCATCAG TGCCACAATGGACATACACTTTGTTCTACATGTAAAACAAGGGTACACAACCGGTGCCCCACTTGTAGACAGGAACTTGGTGATATTAGATGTTTAGCATTGGAGAAGGTGGCAGAATCCCTTGAATTGCCTTGCAAATACTACAATTTAGGATGCCCAGAAATCTTTCCCTATTACAGCAAACTCAAACATGAGGCAATTTGCAACTACAGACCATACAGTTGTCCATATGCTGGATCAGAGTGTTCTGTTGTTGGGGATATTCCTTTCCTGGTTGCCCATCTGAGGGATGACCACAAGGTGGACATGCACACTGGCTGCACATTTAACCATCGTTATGTGAAGTCCAACCCCCGTGAAGTGGAAAATGCTACTTGGATGCTAACA GTCTTCCATTGTTTTGGTCAATATTTCTGCCTTCACTTTGAAGCCTTCCAGCTGGGCATGGCCCCAGTCTACATGGCATTTCTACGTTTCATGGGTGATGAGATTGAGGCTAGGAACTATAGCTACAGCCTTGAGGTTGGAGCAAATGGCCGGAAACTTATATGGGAAGGTACTCCACGTAGCATCCGTGATAGTCACCGGAAAGTCAGGGACAGCCATGATGGTCTAATTATTCAACGTAACATGGCACTTTTCTTCTCTGGTGGGGACAGGAAGGAGCTAAAGCTTAGGGTTACTGGAAGGATATGGAAGGAACAACAAAATCCAGATGCTGGTGTGTGCATACCCAACTTATGTAGCTGA
- the LOC18605770 gene encoding pentatricopeptide repeat-containing protein At3g49240 — translation MALSKPTFLTHLQNLAKRHHRSPPSFITFRHLSFNTPEEAAAERRRRKRRLRVEPPLSSAHRSKQQAQQVAPSKPIQNPNAPKIPEPVTVLTGNRLNLHNKILKLIRENDLEEAALFTRHSVYSNCRPTVYTVNAVLNAQLRQSKYADLLSLHRFITLAGIAPNVITHNLIFQTYLDCKKPDTALEHYKQFSNESPVNPSPTTYRILVKGLVDNGKLEKALEMKEEMVEKGLAPDPVVYSYLILGCAKSGDSDGIFKLFEELKEKKDGVLEDGVIYGGLMKGYFMRGMEKEAMECYEEACGENSKVKMSAVAYNYVLDALSKNGKFDEALRLFDRMKNEHSPPRRLAVNLGSFNVIADGYCAEGKFKEAMEAFRLMGDYRCSPDTLSFNNLIDQLCQNGLLGEAEDLYGEMGDKGVNPDEYTYVLLMDACFKVDRIDDGASYFRKMVESGLRPNLAVYNRLVDELVKVGKVDEAKSFYDTMVKKLKMDDASYKFMIKALSDVGKLDVVLKMVDEMLDAESVDFNEELQEFVKEELRNEGREEDLTKLMEEKERLKAEAKAREIEAAEAAKRSAKAAVSSLLPSKLFGKKEDESQSTAANESTIEAASEGEVQAQDGNAGPSEEATVIESVAADSNSVGEATVADSGAVDTKSF, via the coding sequence ATGGCTCTCTCCAAGCCAACCTTTCTCACGCATCTTCAAAATTTAGCCAAACGCCACCACCGTTCGCCTCCCTCCTTCATTACCTTCCGCCACCTCTCCTTCAACACCCCAGAAGAAGCCGCCGCCGAACGCCGCCGTCGCAAGCGTCGCCTCCGCGTTGAACCTCCGCTCTCCTCTGCCCACCGCTCTAAGCAGCAGGCACAACAGGTGGCCCCGTCAAAACCTATCCAGAACCCTAACGCCCCCAAAATCCCTGAACCCGTCACCGTACTCACCGGCAACCGCCTAAACCTCCACAACAAGATCTTAAAACTCATCCGTGAAAACGACCTTGAAGAGGCCGCTCTGTTCACGCGCCATTCCGTTTACTCCAACTGCCGCCCCACAGTTTACACCGTCAATGCCGTCTTAAACGCCCAGCTCCGCCAATCGAAATACGCTGATCTCCTCTCCCTCCACCGCTTCATTACCCTAGCCGGAATCGCCCCCAATGTGATTACCCACAATCTTATCTTCCAAACTTATCTTGATTGTAAAAAACCAGATACTGCCCTCGAACATTACAAGCAGTTTAGCAATGAGTCCCCGGTGAATCCTTCTCCCACTACTTATAGGATTTTAGTGAAAGGGTTGGTGGATAATGGTAAATTGGAGAAGGCTTTGGAAATGAAGGAAGAAATGGTGGAGAAAGGTTTGGCTCCTGACCCTGTTGTTTATAGTTATTTGATATTGGGTTGTGCCAAGAGTGGGGATTCAGATGggatttttaagctttttgaggagttaaaagagaaaaaagatggGGTTTTGGAAGATGGGGTGATTTATGGGGGTTTAATGAAAGGATATTTTATGAGGGGAATGGAGAAGGAAGCTATGGAGTGTTATGAAGAAGCTTGTGGGGAGAATTCAAAGGTTAAAATGAGTGCTGTTGCTTATAATTATGTTCTCGACGCATTAAGTAAGAATGGGAAGTTTGATGAGGCCTTAAGGTTGTTTGATAGGATGAAAAATGAGCACAGTCCTCCTAGGAGATTAGCAGTCAATTTGGGAAGCTTTAATGTGATTGCTGATGGGTATTGCGCAGAAGGTAAGTTTAAGGAAGCAATGGAGGCTTTTAGGTTAATGGGTGATTATAGATGTAGTCCGGATACTCTGTCATTTAACAATTTGATTGATCAGCTGTGTCAAAATGGACTGTTGGGTGAAGCTGAGGACCTTTATGGTGAAATGGGTGATAAGGGGGTTAACCCTGATGAGTATACTTATGTTTTACTGATGGATGCTTGTTTTAAAGTGGATAGGATTGATGATGGGGCTTCTTATTTTAGAAAGATGGTGGAGTCGGGTTTGAGGCCCAACTTGGCTGTTTATAATAGATTGGTCGATGAATTGGTTAAAGTGGGGAAGGTGGATGAGGCAAAATCATTTTATGATACGATGGTGAAAAAGCTTAAGATGGATGATGCAAGCTATAAGTTTATGATAAAAGCACTTAGCGACGTGGGGAAGTTGGATGTTGTGCTGAAAATGGTTGACGAGATGTTGGATGCTGAAAGTGTTGATTTTAATGAGGAGTTGCAGGAGTTTGTTAAAGAGGAGTTAAGAAACGAAGGGAGAGAAGAGGATTTGACAAAGCTTATGgaggagaaagagagactgAAGGCTGAAGCTAAGGCTAGAGAAATTGAGGCTGCGGAAGCAGCCAAGAGAAGTGCAAAAGCTGCTGTCTCTTCTTTACTTCCATCTAAATTGTTTGggaaaaaagaagatgaaTCTCAGTCTACTGCGGCCAATGAAAGCACCATTGAAGCTGCCTCTGAAGGTGAAGTGCAAGCACAAGATGGGAATGCAGGGCCTAGTGAGGAAGCTACTGTTATAGAGTCTGTTGCAGCAGACTCAAATTCAGTGGGTGAAGCTACTGTTGCAGATTCTGGTGCTGTTGATACAAAATCATTCTGA